A stretch of Stigmatopora argus isolate UIUO_Sarg chromosome 22, RoL_Sarg_1.0, whole genome shotgun sequence DNA encodes these proteins:
- the spns3 gene encoding protein spinster homolog 3 isoform X1 — translation MELKGSATFNQDGSRPRPSLGSSAALPYGALASSLSSLTPATPGERPAVSRRRSLVAVIVLCYVNLINYMERYTIAGVLLNIQAFFDINDSTAGLLQTIFICSFLVTAPFFGYLGDRYNRVYIMAAGLSVWLVTAIGSSFVPKSEFWLLVLLRSLVGIGEASYSTIAPTIIGDLYTGGQRTVMIAAFYIFIPVGSGLGYIIGASMASLTGDWHWSLRVTPMLGLIGLFLVVFFCPNPPRGAAENNQHGVNDQSSYLEDIKYLLKNKSYLWSSLGVTAMAFLTGALAFWMPTFLFRAQVFQGLYPPCAKGPCNSKDSLIFGAITVVSGILGVCIGTGLARWLRNKVPNADPLICAGGMLGSVPCLFISIFLATASIPGTYVFIFIAEVLLSLNWSLLADMLLYVVVPTKRATAEALQITIGHLLGDAGSPYLIGVVSDAIRSYKSSSPDWSFPSLQYSFLICPFVGILGGVFFLMTALYISDDRTAAQRLTEDPLQQRPPPEPTTERN, via the exons ATGGAGCTAAAAGGATCCGCCACGTTCAACCAAGATGGCTCACGACCTCGACCGAGTTTGGGTTCGAGCGCCGCTCTTCCCTACGGCGCCTTGGCGAGCAGTCTATCGTCACTTACACCCGCCACACCGGGCGAGAGGCCTGCCGTATCACGTCGAAGATCCCTGGTCGCGGTGATTGTGCTCTGTTACGTCAACTTAATCAACTACATGGAACGATACACCATTGCAG GTGTGCTTCTCAACATTCAGGCATTCTTCGATATCAATGACAGTACGGCAGGACTGCTGCAGACAA TTTTTATCTGCAGCTTCCTAGTGACAGCTCCATTTTTCGGTTACCTGGGCGACCGCTACAACCGAGTATACATCATGGCCGCCGGTTTGAGTGTGTGGCTGGTGACGGCGATTGGCAGCTCGTTCGTTCCGAAGTCG GAATTTTGGCTCCTGGTGTTGTTGCGAAGCCTGGTTGGAATAGGCGAAGCAAGTTACTCCACCATCGCGCCCACCATTATCGGGGACCTTTACACTGGGGGTCAACGGACCGTCATGATTGCTGCGTTCTACATTTTCATCCCTGTTGGCAG CGGTCTCGGCTATATAATCGGGGCATCCATGGCTAGCCTCACGGGTGACTGGCACTGGTCTCTCAGG GTAACTCCCATGTTGGGTCTTATTGGGCTGTTTTTAGTGGTGTTCTTTTGCCCCAACCCCCCCAGAGGCGCTGCAGAAAACAACCAACACGGCGTTAACGACCAGAGTTCTTACCTGGAGGACATCAAGTATCTTTTGAAGAA TAAAAGTTACCTGTGGTCATCATTGGGAGTAACGGCAATGGCCTTCCTTACCGGCGCCTTGGCTTTCTGGATGCCGACTTTTCTGTTCCGAGCTCAGGTTTTTCAGGGCCTTTACCCACCCTGCGCCAAGGGGCCCTGCAACTCAAAAGACAG TTTAATCTTCGGCGCCATCACGGTGGTCTCGGGAATTCTGGGAGTTTGCATTGGCACCGGTTTGGCCAGGTGGTTGCGCAACAAAGTGCCCAATGCGGATCCGCTCATCTGCGCTGGAGGAATGCTAGGATCGGTGCCCTGCCTCTTTATTAGCATCTTTTTGGCGACAGCAAGTATTCCAGGCACTTAT GTCTTCATTTTTATCGCTGAAGTCCTCTTGTCGCTAAATTGGTCCCTTTTGGCTGATATGCTACTG TATGTTGTTGTCCCCACCAAAAGGGCCACAGCGGAGGCTCTTCAGATTACGATTGGCCACCTTCTCGGGGACGCGGGGAGTCCTTACCTAATTGGAGTG GTGTCCGACGCGATACGCAGTTACAAGTCTTCGTCCCCCGACTGGAGTTTCCCAAGTCTTCAGTACAGCTTCCTGATTTGCCCTTTTGTGGGCATCCTCGGAGGGGTTTTCTTCCTCATGACCGCTCTTTACATCAGTGACGACAGAACGGCAGCTCAGCGGCTAACGGAAG ATCCTCTCCAACAACGCCCCCCACCCGAGCCCACCACGGAGAGGAATTGA
- the ube2g1a gene encoding ubiquitin-conjugating enzyme E2 G1a has translation MTEPQSALLLRRQLAELNKNPVEGFSAGLIEDNDLYRWEVLIIGPPDTLYEGGVFKAHLTFPKDYPLRPPKMKFITDIWHPNVDKNGDVCISILHEPGEDKYGYEKPEERWLPIHTVETIMISVISMLADPNGDSPANVDAAKEWREDRHGAFKRKVARCVRKSQETAFE, from the exons ATGACAGAGCCTCAATCGGCGTTGTTACTCAGGAGACAGCTCGCAG AGCTGAATAAAAACCCAGTAGAAGGATTTTCAGCTGGCCTGATTGAGGATAATGATCTTTACAGATGGGAAGTTCTAATAATCGGGCCACCAGACACACTTTA TGAAGGTGGCGTGTTTAAAGCTCATCTGACATTTCCCAAAGACTACCCTCTCAGGCCACCTAAAATGAAATTTATTACAGATATCTGGCATCCTAATG TCGACAAGAATGGAGATGTGTGTATTTCTATTTTACACGAACCTGGGGAGGACAAGTACGGTTATGAAAAACCCGAAGAACGCTGGCTTCCCATCCATACAGTTGAAACCATCATGATTAGTGTTATCTCCATGCTGGCAGACCCAAATGGTGACTCGCCAGCCAACGTGGACGCGGCA AAAGAGTGGCGGGAGGACAGGCATGGagcatttaaaagaaaagttgcACGCTGTGTACGGAAAAGCCAAGAGACTGCCTTTGAGTGA
- the cyb5d2 gene encoding neuferricin isoform X2 — protein MLCYAIVAIFSACLVVLFFPGRWQPNSATKSAQGLPIRVLNSHELSLYDGNEGSKGKDASLAFVTGDFTESGLTDDVSGLNPSQVVTLFDWLLFYKRTYQSVGLVAGRFYSKSGKPTAFLLHVESLLAQGQQLKAETEAEKLHFPSCNSQWSTTRGGMVWCSTSSGGIERSWTGVPRKLFSVGSSGSRCVCVEDPLAANKDPNLQEYDGCPTYAISCSLVA, from the exons ATGCTCTGCTATGCAATAGTGGCTATCTTTTCGGCGTGCTTGGTGGTCCTATTCTTTCCTGGCCGGTGGCAGCCGAATTCGGCCACTAAATCCGCACAAGGGTTACCGATCCGGGTCTTAAATAGCCACGAGTTGTCGCTGTACGACGGCAACGAAGGCAGCAAGG GAAAAGATGCATCCCTGGCCTTCGTCACTGGAGATTTCACAGAAAGTGGCTTGACGGATGATGTGTCCGGTTTGAATCCATCACAGGTGGTAACTCTGTTTGACTGGCTGCTTTTTTACAAGAGGACATACCAAAGTGTAG gtttggttgcaggacggTTCTATTCCAAAAGTGGAAAGCCCACAGCGTTTCTATTGCATGTTGAatcattgcttgctcagggacAACAACTCAAAGCCGAGACAGAAGCAGAGAAGCTTCACTTCCCTTCCTGTAACTCCCAGTGGAGTACTACAAGAGGGGGCATGGTCTGGTGCTCTACCAGTAG TGGTGGAATTGAAAGAAGCTGGACTGGCGTCCCCCGAAAATTATTCTCTGTGGGCTCTAGCGGGTCCCGTTGCGTCTGCGTAGAAGATccattggcagccaataaggACCCCAACCTGCAGGAATATGACGGCTGCCCAACATATGCCATTTCTTGTTCTTTAGTagcataa
- the cyb5d2 gene encoding neuferricin isoform X1: MLCYAIVAIFSACLVVLFFPGRWQPNSATKSAQGLPIRVLNSHELSLYDGNEGSKGIYLAILGQVFDVHEGRKHYEPGGAYHFLTGKDASLAFVTGDFTESGLTDDVSGLNPSQVVTLFDWLLFYKRTYQSVGLVAGRFYSKSGKPTAFLLHVESLLAQGQQLKAETEAEKLHFPSCNSQWSTTRGGMVWCSTSSGGIERSWTGVPRKLFSVGSSGSRCVCVEDPLAANKDPNLQEYDGCPTYAISCSLVA, from the exons ATGCTCTGCTATGCAATAGTGGCTATCTTTTCGGCGTGCTTGGTGGTCCTATTCTTTCCTGGCCGGTGGCAGCCGAATTCGGCCACTAAATCCGCACAAGGGTTACCGATCCGGGTCTTAAATAGCCACGAGTTGTCGCTGTACGACGGCAACGAAGGCAGCAAGGGTATTTACCTGGCCATACTCGGCCAGGTGTTTGACGTGCATGAGGGTCGCAAGCATTATGAGCCAGGTGGTGCATATCACTTTTTGACAG GAAAAGATGCATCCCTGGCCTTCGTCACTGGAGATTTCACAGAAAGTGGCTTGACGGATGATGTGTCCGGTTTGAATCCATCACAGGTGGTAACTCTGTTTGACTGGCTGCTTTTTTACAAGAGGACATACCAAAGTGTAG gtttggttgcaggacggTTCTATTCCAAAAGTGGAAAGCCCACAGCGTTTCTATTGCATGTTGAatcattgcttgctcagggacAACAACTCAAAGCCGAGACAGAAGCAGAGAAGCTTCACTTCCCTTCCTGTAACTCCCAGTGGAGTACTACAAGAGGGGGCATGGTCTGGTGCTCTACCAGTAG TGGTGGAATTGAAAGAAGCTGGACTGGCGTCCCCCGAAAATTATTCTCTGTGGGCTCTAGCGGGTCCCGTTGCGTCTGCGTAGAAGATccattggcagccaataaggACCCCAACCTGCAGGAATATGACGGCTGCCCAACATATGCCATTTCTTGTTCTTTAGTagcataa
- the spns3 gene encoding protein spinster homolog 3 isoform X2 — protein MAAGLSVWLVTAIGSSFVPKSEFWLLVLLRSLVGIGEASYSTIAPTIIGDLYTGGQRTVMIAAFYIFIPVGSGLGYIIGASMASLTGDWHWSLRVTPMLGLIGLFLVVFFCPNPPRGAAENNQHGVNDQSSYLEDIKYLLKNKSYLWSSLGVTAMAFLTGALAFWMPTFLFRAQVFQGLYPPCAKGPCNSKDSLIFGAITVVSGILGVCIGTGLARWLRNKVPNADPLICAGGMLGSVPCLFISIFLATASIPGTYVFIFIAEVLLSLNWSLLADMLLYVVVPTKRATAEALQITIGHLLGDAGSPYLIGVVSDAIRSYKSSSPDWSFPSLQYSFLICPFVGILGGVFFLMTALYISDDRTAAQRLTEDPLQQRPPPEPTTERN, from the exons ATGGCCGCCGGTTTGAGTGTGTGGCTGGTGACGGCGATTGGCAGCTCGTTCGTTCCGAAGTCG GAATTTTGGCTCCTGGTGTTGTTGCGAAGCCTGGTTGGAATAGGCGAAGCAAGTTACTCCACCATCGCGCCCACCATTATCGGGGACCTTTACACTGGGGGTCAACGGACCGTCATGATTGCTGCGTTCTACATTTTCATCCCTGTTGGCAG CGGTCTCGGCTATATAATCGGGGCATCCATGGCTAGCCTCACGGGTGACTGGCACTGGTCTCTCAGG GTAACTCCCATGTTGGGTCTTATTGGGCTGTTTTTAGTGGTGTTCTTTTGCCCCAACCCCCCCAGAGGCGCTGCAGAAAACAACCAACACGGCGTTAACGACCAGAGTTCTTACCTGGAGGACATCAAGTATCTTTTGAAGAA TAAAAGTTACCTGTGGTCATCATTGGGAGTAACGGCAATGGCCTTCCTTACCGGCGCCTTGGCTTTCTGGATGCCGACTTTTCTGTTCCGAGCTCAGGTTTTTCAGGGCCTTTACCCACCCTGCGCCAAGGGGCCCTGCAACTCAAAAGACAG TTTAATCTTCGGCGCCATCACGGTGGTCTCGGGAATTCTGGGAGTTTGCATTGGCACCGGTTTGGCCAGGTGGTTGCGCAACAAAGTGCCCAATGCGGATCCGCTCATCTGCGCTGGAGGAATGCTAGGATCGGTGCCCTGCCTCTTTATTAGCATCTTTTTGGCGACAGCAAGTATTCCAGGCACTTAT GTCTTCATTTTTATCGCTGAAGTCCTCTTGTCGCTAAATTGGTCCCTTTTGGCTGATATGCTACTG TATGTTGTTGTCCCCACCAAAAGGGCCACAGCGGAGGCTCTTCAGATTACGATTGGCCACCTTCTCGGGGACGCGGGGAGTCCTTACCTAATTGGAGTG GTGTCCGACGCGATACGCAGTTACAAGTCTTCGTCCCCCGACTGGAGTTTCCCAAGTCTTCAGTACAGCTTCCTGATTTGCCCTTTTGTGGGCATCCTCGGAGGGGTTTTCTTCCTCATGACCGCTCTTTACATCAGTGACGACAGAACGGCAGCTCAGCGGCTAACGGAAG ATCCTCTCCAACAACGCCCCCCACCCGAGCCCACCACGGAGAGGAATTGA
- the cyb5d2 gene encoding neuferricin isoform X3 — protein MLCYAIVAIFSACLVVLFFPGRWQPNSATKSAQGLPIRVLNSHELSLYDGNEGSKGIYLAILGQVFDVHEGRKHYEPGGAYHFLTGKDASLAFVTGDFTESGLTDDVSGLNPSQVVTLFDWLLFYKRTYQSVGLVAGRFYSKSGKPTAFLLHVESLLAQGQQLKAETEAEKLHFPSCNSQWSTTRGGMVWCSTMVELKEAGLASPENYSLWALAGPVASA, from the exons ATGCTCTGCTATGCAATAGTGGCTATCTTTTCGGCGTGCTTGGTGGTCCTATTCTTTCCTGGCCGGTGGCAGCCGAATTCGGCCACTAAATCCGCACAAGGGTTACCGATCCGGGTCTTAAATAGCCACGAGTTGTCGCTGTACGACGGCAACGAAGGCAGCAAGGGTATTTACCTGGCCATACTCGGCCAGGTGTTTGACGTGCATGAGGGTCGCAAGCATTATGAGCCAGGTGGTGCATATCACTTTTTGACAG GAAAAGATGCATCCCTGGCCTTCGTCACTGGAGATTTCACAGAAAGTGGCTTGACGGATGATGTGTCCGGTTTGAATCCATCACAGGTGGTAACTCTGTTTGACTGGCTGCTTTTTTACAAGAGGACATACCAAAGTGTAG gtttggttgcaggacggTTCTATTCCAAAAGTGGAAAGCCCACAGCGTTTCTATTGCATGTTGAatcattgcttgctcagggacAACAACTCAAAGCCGAGACAGAAGCAGAGAAGCTTCACTTCCCTTCCTGTAACTCCCAGTGGAGTACTACAAGAGGGGGCATGGTCTGGTGCTCTACCA TGGTGGAATTGAAAGAAGCTGGACTGGCGTCCCCCGAAAATTATTCTCTGTGGGCTCTAGCGGGTCCCGTTGCGTCTGCGTAG
- the ankfy1 gene encoding rabankyrin-5, producing the protein MAEEEVAKLQKHLALLRQEYVKMQQKLADTERRCAVLAAQVSGPSPTNPASTDTYISRLLEIVSDLYRQEQYSDLKVKIDGDNISGHKFVLAARSDVWSLNNMANTSELDLSDCKAEVATAMLRWAYTDELELSEDDAFLIDLMKLANRFQLQLLRERCEKGVMSSVNVRNCIRFYQTAEELNATTLMNYCGEIIASHWDDLRKDDFSTMSAQLLYKMIKSKTDYPLHKAIKVEREDVVFLYLIEMDSQLPRKLNELDNNGDLALDLALSRKLESIATTLVNNKADVDMVDPSGWSLLHKAIQRGDEFASVFLIRHSAQVNAATVGAVETPLHLVCSFSPKKHSGEVMSGMASIAEALLKAGANPNMQNSKGRTPLHEAVASGNEPVFSQLLQCRQLDLELKDHEGSAALWLALQYITVSSDNSVNPFEDEAPVVNGTSFDENSFAAQLIQRGSNTDAPDSSTGNCLIQRAARAANEAAALFLAAHGAKVNHINKWGESPLHTACRFGLASLTAELLQQGANPNLQTIKTLPDDALGVASQTPLHMAIANNHSDVVSVILEQKANTLHASNNFQIIPDFSLKDSLDQTVLGLALWTGMHTIAAQLLGSGASINDAMSNGQTLLHMAIQRQDSKSALFLLEHQADINVRTLEGQTALQLAISNQLPLVVDAICTRGADMSVVDDKGDPPLWLALQNGLEDIASTLVRHGCDATSWGRGPSGCQQTLLHRAVDENNEISACFLIRSGCDVNSPRRPGPNGEGEEEARDGQMPLHLASSWGLEEVVQCLLEFGANVNTQDAEGRTPIHAAISNQHNIIIQLLISHPDIRLNIRDRQGMTPFACAMTHKNNKAAEAILKREPGAAEQVDNKGRNFLHVAVQNSDIESVLFLISVKAHVNSRVQDAAKLTPLHLAVQAGSEIIVRNLLLAGAKVNELTKHRQTALHLAAQQDLATICSVLLENGIDFAAEDENGNNALHLAVMHGRLNNIRSLLTESNIDAEAFNLRGQSPMHILGHYGKENAAAIFELFLECMPEYPLDKPDNEGNAVLLLAYMKGNSNLCRAIVRAGARLGITNNQGINIFNYQVATKQLLFRLLDMLSKEPPWCDGSNCYECIAKFGVTTRKHHCRHCGRLLCHKCSIKEIPIIKFDLSKPVRVCDICFDVLTLGGVS; encoded by the exons ATGGCGGAAG AGGAGGTGGCCAAGCTGCAGAAGCATCTGGCCCTGCTGAGGCAAGAGTACGTCAAGATGCAGCAGAAGCTGGCTGACACGGAGAGACGTTGTGCTGTCCTTGCTGCTCAGGTGTCTGGCCCGTCCCCCACCAACCCAGCATCTACCGATACCTATATCAGCCGGCTTCTGGAAATCGTGTCAGACCTTTATCGACAAGAACAATACAG TGATTTGAAAGTGAAGATTGATGGGGATAACATCAGCGGCCATAAATTTGTACTGGCTGCTCGCAGTGACGTCTGGAGTCTCAACAATATGGCCAACACCTCTGAATTAGACCTATCTG ATTGCAAGGCCGAGGTTGCCACGGCGATGTTGCGCTGGGCCTACACGGACGAGCTGGAGCTTAGTGAAGATGATGCATTTCTCATCGACTTGATGAAGCTGGCCAACCGCTTCCAGCTTCAGCTGCTGAGAGAAAG ATGTGAAAAAGGCGTCATGTCCTCGGTGAATGTCAGGAACTGCATTCGCTTTTACCAAACAGCCGAGGAGCTAAATGCCACCACTCTGATGAATTACTGTGGAGAGATCATTGCCAGTCACTGG GACGATCTTAGGAAAGATGATTTCAGCACCATGAGCGCCCAACTTTTGTACAAGATGATCAAATCCAAAACGGATTATCCTCTCCATAAAGCTATTAAAGTGGAGCGAGAAGATGTGGTTTTCCTTTATCTCATTGAGATGGACTCACAG ttgcCACGCAAGTTGAACGAACTTGACAACAACGGTGATCTGGCTCTGGACTTGGCACTTTCCCGAAAACTGGAAAGTATCGCCACCACTTTGGTGAACAACAAGGCCGATGTGGACATGGTGGATCCGAGCGGATGGAGTCTTCTGCATAAGGCAATCCAAAGAG GTGACGAGTTCGCCTCCGTCTTCCTAATCCGTCACTCCGCTCAGGTGAACGCCGCCACCGTGGGAGCAGTGGAGACCCCTCTCCACCTGGTTTGTTCTTTTAGCCCCAAGAAACACTCTGGAGAAGTCATGAGCGGCATGGCCAGCATTGCCGAAGCGCTGCTCAAAgccggagccaatcccaacATGCAAAACAGCAAGGGCAG AACTCCCTTGCATGAAGCTGTGGCTTCAGGAAATGAACCTGTTTTCAGCCAGCTACTACAGTGCAGACA GCTGGACCTGGAACTTAAAGACCACGAGGGCAGTGCGGCTCTGTGGTTAGCGCTGCAGTACATCACTGTTTCTTCGGACAACTCCGTAAATCCATTCGAAGACGAAGCTCCCGTGGTCAATGGCACCTCGTTTGATGAAAACAGCTTTGCGGCGCAATTAATCCAAAGAGGGAGCAATACCGACGCGCCTGACTCATCGACGG GAAACTGCCTCATCCAAAGAGCCGCTCGCGCAGCCAACGAGGCGGCCGCTCTTTTCCTAGCCGCTCACGGGGCAAAGGTCAACCATATTAATAAATGG GGGGAAAGTCCTCTTCATACAGCTTGTCGCTTCGGCCTGGCAAGTCTGACGGCAGAGCTCCTCCAGCAAGGGGCCAACCCCAACCTGCAGACCATCAAGACTCTGCCTGATGATGCACTTGGTGTGGCTTCGCAGACCCCCCTCCATATGGCCATTGCTAACAACCACTCCGATGTGGTCTCTGTCATCCTTGAGCAAAAAG CAAATACACTTCATGCCTCCAATAATTTCCAGATCATTCCAGACTTCAGTCTCAAAGACTCTTTAGACCAGACAGTATTGGGCTTGGCCCTGTGGACAG GAATGCACACCATAGCAGCTCAGCTACTGGGCTCAGGAGCTTCGATCAATGATGCCATGTCCAATGGACAAACCCTACTTCACATGGCTATCCAGAGACAAGACAGCAAAAGTGCTCTTTTCCTTCTTGAGCACCAGGCAGACATCAATGTGAG GACTCTGGAGGGACAAACGGCACTTCAGTTGGCCATCAGTAACCAGCTGCCCTTAGTGGTAGATGCCATTTGCACAAGAGGAGCCGACATGTCTGTGGTGGACGACAAAGGGGACCCTCCATTGTGGCTGGCTCTGCAGAATGGCCTGGAGGATATCGCATCCACCCTG GTTCGCCACGGCTGCGATGCCACGAGCTGGGGCAGAGGCCCCTCTGGCTGCCAACAGACCCTGCTGCATCGAGCCGTCGACGAGAACAACGAGATCTCGGCTTGCTTTCTCATCCGCAG TGGATGCGATGTGAACAGCCCAAGGCGGCCGGGCCCAAatggagaaggagaagaagaagccaGAGATGGACAAATGCCTCTCCACCTTGCAAGCAGCTGGGGCCTGGAGGAGGTCGTGCAGTGCCTTCTAGAGTTTGGAGCTAACGTTAATACGCAG gatgCAGAAGGTAGAACTCCAATCCACGCTGCTATTAGCAACCAGCACAACATTATCATACAGCTCCTGATTTCCCATCCGGACATCCGTCTCAACATCCGGGACCGACAAGGAATGACGCCCTTTGCCTGTGCCATGACGCACAAGAACAACAAGGCAGCAGAAGCAATCCTCAAAAGGGAACCCGGCGCCGCTGAGCAG GTTGACAACAAAGGGCGTAATTTCCTCCACGTGGCTGTGCAAAATTCCGATATCGAAAGTGTCCTGTTTCTCATCAGCGTGAAAGCGCACGTCAACTCCAGGGTTCAGGACGCCGCTAAGCTAACCCCGCTCCACTTGGCCGTGCAAGCTGGATCTGAGATCATTGTCCGAAACCTG CTGCTTGCCGGAGCCAAAGTAAACGAGCTGACCAAACACCGGCAGACCGCCCTGCATTTGGCTGCTCAGCAGGACTTGGCCACCATTTGCTCTGTGCTCTTGGAGAATGGCATTGACTTTGCTGCCGAGGATGAGAATGGCAATAATG CGCTTCATCTAGCGGTGATGCATGGCCGGCTCAACAATATAAGATCCCTCCTCACAGAGTCAAACATCGATGCTGAGGCATTTAATCTCAG GGGTCAGTCGCCAATGCACATTTTAGGCCACTATGGGAAAGAAAATGCTGCTGCTATTTTTGAGTTGTTCCTGGAGTGTATGCCTGAATACCCTTTGGACAAGCCAGATAATGAGGGGAATGCAG TCTTGCTCCTGGCCTATATGAAAGGAAATTCGAACCTGTGTCGTGCCATTGTGAGGGCTGGTGCTCGCCTGGGGATCACTAACAATCAGGGCATTAACATTTTTAACTACCAAGTAGCAACGAAACAGTTGCTTTTTCGCCTTCTCG ATATGCTGTCCAAAGAGCCCCCTTGGTGTGATGGGTCCAATTGCTACGAGTGCATCGCCAAGTTTGGAGTCACAACTAGGAAACATCACTG CCGTCATTGTGGGCGCCTTTTGTGCCACAAGTGCTCTATAAAGGAAATCCCCATCATCAAGTTTGACTTAAGCAAGCCAGTGAGGGTGTGCGATATCTGCTTTGATGTACTAACTCTTGGTGGAGTGTCATAA